One genomic region from Knoellia sp. p5-6-4 encodes:
- a CDS encoding DUF6390 family protein yields the protein MPAGSAASGLHGALRFAAYAYPPNALGYCGPDAAQQLLEQVAAGVDDPDLRRLARGFEGAWPYLELIAAANRIGDPLDARVVEAYWVGNELLDRVGPRLLGDSLEARFRDRAGRRSWPRLVDAVPAGAVPHHSFHVFGVYPWLGLLREGRVDEPLHVLDRCRVRWGHVMEVRGPEAVVRSRPLCWDGRRLHLGEEREERALLRVDGLGLAGGVSAGDWCSLHWEWVCERLDRRGLAALCRQTLRQLAVVNSTPFPAPAAVLA from the coding sequence GTGCCGGCGGGTAGCGCAGCGTCGGGGCTGCACGGGGCCCTGCGGTTCGCGGCGTACGCCTACCCGCCGAACGCGCTCGGCTACTGCGGGCCCGACGCGGCGCAGCAGCTGCTCGAGCAGGTCGCGGCCGGGGTCGACGACCCGGACCTGCGACGGCTGGCCCGCGGGTTCGAGGGCGCGTGGCCCTACCTCGAGCTCATCGCCGCAGCCAACCGGATCGGCGACCCCCTCGACGCGCGCGTCGTCGAGGCCTACTGGGTCGGGAACGAGCTGCTGGACCGGGTGGGTCCACGCCTGCTCGGGGACTCGCTCGAGGCGCGTTTCCGCGACCGTGCCGGCCGGCGTTCCTGGCCGAGGCTGGTCGACGCGGTGCCTGCCGGTGCGGTGCCGCACCACTCGTTCCACGTCTTCGGTGTCTACCCCTGGCTGGGGCTGCTCCGCGAGGGCCGGGTGGACGAGCCGCTGCACGTGCTCGACCGCTGCCGCGTGCGCTGGGGACACGTGATGGAGGTCCGGGGGCCGGAGGCGGTCGTCCGGTCGCGGCCGCTGTGCTGGGACGGCCGTCGCCTGCACCTGGGCGAGGAGCGCGAGGAGCGGGCCCTCCTGCGGGTCGACGGCCTCGGGCTCGCCGGGGGCGTCTCGGCGGGCGACTGGTGCTCGCTCCACTGGGAATGGGTGTGCGAGCGGCTCGACCGTCGCGGGTTGGCTGCCCTGTGCCGCCAGACCCTGCGGCAGCTCGCCGTGGTCAACAGCACGCCGTTCCCGGCGCCGGCAGCCGTCCTGGCCTGA
- a CDS encoding SpoIIE family protein phosphatase, translating to MSGERRDCWPADPGLLDAFGDAALLVDRSSRVTYANAAARGTVGAPASSARLEGADLPSEVFDGAEHARLVAVAEQVLAGTPWTGTAALLTAAGPVQRRVTLTPMWRDGAVVGMLCVATAIDGPAQGDVDRDGRLGPASSLARLARVTSELAVAESVDAVERIIITHAADAVGAPIATLTLRDGDDALRIIGLRGLQESDARRWRRYPLAIGTPSSEAVRTGRVVTVVGAAELTRRFPDVIGDTPVPDQSIVALPLRASDRTLGAIALSFQGRRPVDAAELEFLEIVADTCAQALERIGVSEEVAAQTAKLQFLADASAELASSLDYETTLARVAQLAVPTFADWCGIDVVDGTRLNRLAVAHVDPAKVELARSLQDRYPADPDAPVGPWQVIRSGTSLLVPEVTDEMLVASAKDEEHLRIARDLRLCSALTVPLSARGRVLGVMTWAAAESERHFGPSDLAFAEDLARRAAVAIDNAELHSQTLVAAVQLQQAVLPEAMPSLPAWEIASHYSPSGRTEVGGDFYDAIPIGGGRLAVFVGDVMGRGVRAAAAMAQMRSAVRAYAAVDPSPEAVIRSLDLMLDRYGSEQLVTLLYMVLNPRHDELMIANAGHPPGVILRGDLSTEQLPYADGAPLGAGRQRRRQSRVPFRAGDTLLTFTDGLIERRDEDIDQGMKRVHDAMPDLVGRGVADGLADLVDRLREPSHDDDVAVLAVRRTE from the coding sequence GTGAGTGGCGAACGGCGTGACTGCTGGCCTGCCGACCCGGGCCTGCTCGACGCCTTCGGCGACGCGGCTCTGCTCGTCGACCGCTCCAGTCGGGTCACGTACGCGAACGCCGCGGCCCGAGGGACCGTCGGGGCACCGGCGTCCTCCGCCCGGCTCGAGGGCGCTGACCTCCCCAGCGAGGTCTTCGACGGGGCCGAGCACGCGCGCCTCGTGGCGGTCGCCGAACAGGTGCTGGCAGGGACGCCGTGGACAGGAACCGCGGCGCTTCTCACTGCTGCTGGTCCGGTGCAGCGCCGGGTCACCCTCACTCCGATGTGGCGGGACGGGGCGGTCGTCGGGATGCTCTGCGTCGCGACCGCGATCGACGGGCCGGCGCAGGGGGATGTGGACAGGGACGGCCGGCTGGGCCCCGCCAGCAGCCTGGCCCGGCTGGCCCGCGTCACCTCCGAGCTGGCCGTGGCCGAGTCGGTGGACGCGGTGGAGCGCATCATCATCACCCACGCGGCAGACGCCGTCGGGGCGCCGATCGCGACCCTGACCCTGCGCGACGGCGACGACGCGCTGCGCATCATCGGCCTGCGGGGCCTCCAGGAGAGCGACGCGCGTCGGTGGAGGCGCTACCCGCTGGCCATCGGAACGCCGTCCAGCGAGGCCGTGCGCACCGGCCGGGTGGTCACCGTGGTCGGGGCGGCGGAGCTGACGCGGCGGTTCCCCGACGTCATCGGGGACACCCCGGTACCCGACCAGTCGATCGTCGCCCTGCCGTTGAGGGCGTCTGACCGGACCCTCGGCGCGATCGCCCTGTCCTTCCAGGGCCGCCGTCCCGTCGACGCAGCCGAGCTGGAGTTCCTCGAGATCGTCGCCGACACGTGCGCCCAGGCGCTCGAGCGGATCGGCGTGTCCGAGGAGGTGGCCGCCCAGACCGCCAAGCTCCAGTTCCTGGCTGACGCCTCGGCCGAGCTCGCCAGCAGCCTCGACTACGAGACCACCTTGGCGCGCGTGGCCCAGCTGGCCGTCCCCACGTTCGCCGACTGGTGCGGCATCGACGTCGTCGACGGCACCCGCCTGAACCGGCTGGCCGTCGCCCACGTGGACCCGGCCAAGGTCGAGCTGGCCCGGTCCCTCCAGGACCGCTACCCCGCGGACCCGGACGCCCCGGTTGGTCCGTGGCAGGTCATCCGGTCGGGCACGAGCCTGCTCGTCCCGGAGGTCACGGACGAGATGCTCGTCGCCTCCGCCAAGGACGAGGAACACCTCCGGATCGCGCGCGACCTCAGGCTCTGCAGCGCCCTCACCGTGCCGCTGTCCGCCCGGGGCAGGGTGCTGGGAGTCATGACCTGGGCGGCCGCGGAGTCCGAACGGCACTTCGGGCCGTCGGACCTCGCGTTCGCCGAGGACCTCGCCCGCCGGGCCGCCGTGGCGATCGACAACGCCGAGCTGCACAGCCAGACGCTGGTGGCCGCGGTGCAGCTGCAGCAGGCTGTGCTGCCCGAAGCCATGCCCAGCCTCCCGGCATGGGAGATCGCGAGCCACTACAGCCCCTCGGGCCGCACCGAGGTCGGCGGCGACTTCTACGACGCCATCCCGATCGGCGGCGGCCGGCTGGCCGTGTTCGTGGGCGACGTCATGGGCCGGGGGGTCCGCGCCGCCGCCGCCATGGCGCAGATGCGGTCGGCCGTGCGTGCGTACGCCGCCGTCGACCCCTCGCCCGAGGCGGTCATCCGCAGCCTGGACCTGATGCTCGATCGCTACGGGTCCGAGCAGCTGGTCACGCTTCTCTACATGGTGCTCAACCCCCGCCACGACGAGCTGATGATCGCCAACGCGGGCCACCCGCCCGGGGTGATCCTGCGCGGCGACCTCAGCACCGAGCAGCTGCCCTACGCAGACGGGGCACCGCTGGGCGCCGGGCGGCAGCGCCGGAGGCAGTCGCGGGTGCCCTTCCGGGCTGGAGACACCTTGCTGACGTTCACCGACGGGCTCATCGAGCGGCGCGACGAGGACATCGACCAGGGGATGAAGCGGGTCCACGACGCGATGCCCGACCTCGTCGGCCGCGGCGTGGCCGACGGACTCGCCGACCTCGTGGACCGGTTGCGGGAGCCGTCCCACGACGACGACGTCGCCGTGCTGGCCGTGCGACGCACCGAGTGA